A genomic stretch from Pararhizobium sp. IMCC21322 includes:
- a CDS encoding MFS transporter, giving the protein MELQNKATSLWGNFFKISMVQIRTFHMTWFSFFLCFFAWFGIAPLMLIVRDELNLTKEQVGWTIIASVTVTIFARLLIGWLCDRIGPRLTYTGLLTLGALPVMGIGLAQDFQSFLIFRLAIGAIGASFVITQYHTSVMFAPNVVGQANATSAGWGNLGGGVTQFAMPMIFSIFVVGFGFSEAAGWRLSMVVVGIAIFLTGIAYYKLTQDAPDGNYADLRAKGMLPPKKSVTADYFEALKDSRVWLLFVIYGACFGIELTVNNVAALYFADYFDLGLVAAGGVAASFGLMNIFARTLGGIFGDNYGALWGLKGRAFWLFICLFCEGLALMLFSQMQVLFLAIPTLILFSLFTQMAEGATYSVVPFINKKALGAVAGVVGAGGNAGAVAAGFLFKGSIDWSEAFLIIGMVVTVASFLAFFVRFSTRQEDEERANFAAANIETIKLKAAKANADLELALEAIKSKQAALQS; this is encoded by the coding sequence ATGGAACTGCAAAACAAAGCCACCAGTCTTTGGGGAAACTTCTTCAAGATATCCATGGTTCAAATCAGAACCTTCCATATGACCTGGTTTTCATTCTTCCTGTGTTTTTTCGCATGGTTTGGCATCGCCCCATTGATGCTGATTGTACGTGACGAGCTTAATCTGACAAAGGAACAGGTTGGTTGGACAATCATCGCATCTGTCACCGTTACGATTTTCGCGCGCCTGCTGATCGGATGGTTGTGTGACCGGATCGGGCCGCGGCTGACCTACACAGGATTGCTGACCCTTGGTGCGCTGCCCGTTATGGGTATTGGACTGGCGCAGGACTTTCAATCATTCCTGATATTCCGCTTGGCTATCGGCGCTATTGGTGCGTCCTTCGTGATTACGCAATATCATACATCTGTCATGTTCGCGCCGAATGTTGTCGGCCAGGCAAACGCGACATCAGCAGGCTGGGGCAATTTGGGTGGCGGCGTTACCCAATTCGCAATGCCGATGATCTTTTCGATCTTCGTCGTTGGCTTTGGTTTTTCAGAAGCTGCTGGATGGCGTCTGTCTATGGTTGTGGTCGGTATCGCAATTTTCCTGACCGGTATTGCTTACTACAAACTGACCCAGGATGCGCCCGATGGTAATTATGCTGACTTGCGCGCCAAAGGCATGTTGCCGCCTAAAAAGAGCGTAACGGCTGATTATTTTGAAGCGCTTAAAGACAGCCGTGTATGGCTCTTGTTCGTTATCTACGGTGCATGCTTTGGCATCGAACTAACCGTCAACAACGTTGCAGCACTCTATTTCGCAGACTATTTCGACCTCGGTCTTGTCGCCGCTGGCGGTGTTGCAGCCTCTTTCGGACTAATGAACATCTTTGCCAGAACGCTTGGTGGGATATTCGGCGATAATTACGGTGCCTTATGGGGACTGAAAGGCCGCGCATTTTGGCTCTTCATCTGCCTGTTCTGTGAAGGGCTGGCGCTGATGTTGTTCAGCCAGATGCAGGTCCTGTTCCTCGCAATCCCAACGCTTATTTTGTTCTCTTTGTTCACACAGATGGCTGAAGGCGCAACCTACTCAGTTGTTCCTTTCATCAACAAAAAAGCGTTGGGCGCTGTCGCCGGTGTGGTCGGCGCAGGCGGTAACGCTGGGGCAGTCGCCGCAGGCTTTCTCTTCAAGGGTTCAATCGACTGGTCAGAAGCGTTTTTGATCATCGGTATGGTCGTAACAGTCGCATCCTTCCTCGCTTTTTTCGTCCGCTTCTCAACGCGGCAGGAAGATGAGGAACGGGCAAACTTCGCTGCTGCCAACATCGAAACCATCAAATTGAAAGCGGCGAAAGCAAATGCCGATCTGGAACTCGCCCTGGAGGCGATCAAATCCAAACAGGCAGCTCTCCAAAGCTAA
- a CDS encoding antiporter, whose amino-acid sequence MGKDLRNWNPEDEAFWQSEGKKIANRNLWISIPSLLCGFAVWLYWGIITVQMINLDFPFEKSQLFTLAAIAGLTGATLRIPSTFFIRIAGGRNTIVFTTALLIIPAIGAGMALQNPDTPLWQFQLLAFLSGIGGGNFSSSMSNISFYFPKKMQGYSLGMNAGLGNFGVTTMQIVIPLVMTFGLFGGESRTLVNTSGTLIGKIPAGTETFIQNAGLVWLLALVPLAFIGWWGMNNIRDEHVSPDIPNPIGAFSTISGMLLVGFVTAGFGLWLLLPAGVGGSGFMVSKWFVLPIVIALTVFLLKMIPGSVGQNLTRQYKIFGNKHTWAMTVIYTMTFGSFIGYSAALALTIKVVFGFQHLMVDGVMTHSTANPEGPSALMYAWMGPFIGALIRPFGGMMADKLGGARVTQWISIAMVASALGVAYFIQAAYASATPQDFFWPFLGLFLILFAATGIGNGSTFRTIAVAFNKEQAGPVLGWTAAVAAYGAFIIPKVFGEQLSAGTPEYALYGFAIFYAVCIAINWWFYLRPNAYIKNP is encoded by the coding sequence GTGGGAAAAGACCTACGCAATTGGAATCCGGAAGACGAAGCCTTTTGGCAAAGCGAAGGCAAAAAAATTGCCAATCGCAACCTCTGGATTTCCATTCCCAGCCTGCTCTGCGGCTTCGCCGTTTGGCTTTACTGGGGGATTATCACCGTTCAGATGATTAATCTAGATTTCCCGTTCGAGAAATCACAACTCTTCACTCTTGCTGCGATTGCAGGCCTGACCGGGGCAACACTGCGCATACCAAGTACGTTCTTTATCCGTATTGCCGGAGGCAGAAACACGATCGTGTTCACAACGGCACTGCTGATCATTCCCGCAATTGGCGCGGGTATGGCATTGCAAAACCCCGACACACCGCTATGGCAGTTCCAGTTATTGGCGTTCCTGTCCGGTATCGGTGGCGGTAATTTCTCATCGTCAATGTCTAACATCAGCTTCTACTTTCCCAAAAAGATGCAAGGCTACTCGTTGGGTATGAATGCCGGACTTGGCAATTTCGGTGTGACCACAATGCAAATTGTCATACCGCTTGTGATGACCTTTGGTCTGTTTGGTGGCGAAAGCCGTACCCTGGTGAACACATCAGGCACACTGATCGGTAAAATTCCCGCCGGTACTGAAACCTTCATTCAAAATGCTGGTTTGGTGTGGTTGTTGGCGCTGGTTCCGCTCGCTTTTATCGGTTGGTGGGGGATGAACAACATCCGCGACGAACATGTATCACCCGACATTCCAAATCCCATCGGTGCATTTTCAACCATTTCGGGAATGCTGCTGGTCGGGTTTGTCACCGCAGGCTTTGGCCTTTGGCTTCTCTTGCCAGCGGGTGTCGGTGGTTCAGGCTTTATGGTCTCAAAGTGGTTTGTATTGCCAATCGTGATCGCGCTGACGGTTTTCCTGTTGAAGATGATCCCGGGATCTGTTGGCCAGAACCTGACTCGTCAGTACAAGATTTTTGGCAACAAACACACGTGGGCAATGACTGTCATTTATACGATGACATTCGGTTCCTTCATTGGCTATTCAGCTGCCTTGGCGTTGACCATCAAAGTGGTTTTCGGGTTCCAGCACCTGATGGTTGATGGTGTGATGACTCACAGCACTGCCAACCCCGAGGGACCAAGCGCGCTGATGTATGCGTGGATGGGGCCATTTATTGGTGCTCTCATTCGTCCATTCGGCGGCATGATGGCCGACAAATTGGGTGGCGCCCGCGTCACACAATGGATCTCCATTGCAATGGTCGCTTCTGCACTTGGCGTCGCCTATTTCATTCAAGCGGCCTACGCCTCTGCAACGCCTCAGGATTTCTTCTGGCCATTCCTTGGTCTGTTCCTGATCCTGTTCGCAGCGACCGGAATTGGTAATGGCTCGACCTTTCGCACCATCGCGGTTGCCTTCAACAAAGAACAGGCTGGTCCGGTTCTTGGTTGGACAGCTGCTGTGGCTGCTTACGGCGCGTTCATCATACCCAAAGTGTTCGGCGAACAGCTGAGCGCTGGGACACCTGAATACGCGCTTTACGGTTTTGCGATTTTCTACGCGGTCTGCATCGCCATCAACTGGTGGTTCTACCTGCGTCCGAACGCATACATCAAAAATCCGTAA
- a CDS encoding nitrate reductase subunit alpha, with translation MSHLLDRLTFFAKKNVDTYSDGHGVVTNENRDWEEAYRKRWQHDKIVRSTHGVNCTGSCSWKIYVKGGIVTWETQQTDYPRTRPDLPNHEPRGCSRGASYSWYMYSANRVKYPLIRARLLKQWRKERVMKEPVAAWAAIQEDPEKRQDYIKVRGHGGLVRATWDEVNEIIAAANAYTAKKWGPDRVIGFSPIPAMSMVSYAAGSRYLSLMGGTCMSFYDWYCDLPPASPMTWGEQTDVPESADWYNAGFLMLWGSNVPQTRTPDAHFYTEARYKGAKSVVVSPDYSEAAKFSDMWLHPKAGTDAALAMAMGHVILREFHLDRQAEYFDDYCRQYTDMPMLVRLVKQDGNYVPERQLRASDFPGDLGEKNNPDWKTVAVDAQTGKVIVPHGSIGFRWGEQGKWNLEGNDDKGKETDLEMTLILDSDHDEVASVAFPYFGNREHDHFEGTDHDSVLVRSVPAKKVKLADGDALVATVFDLFMANYGLDRGLDDANSAKSYDEDLPYTPAWAEKITGVSKEQIITVAREFASNAEKTNGRSMVILGAGLNHWYHMDMNYRGIINLLVMCGCIGQSGGGWSHYVGQEKLRPQTGWLPLAFGLDWSRPPRQMNSTSFFYAHTDQWRYETLKVDEIISPTAPAGDWDATLIDYNIRSERMGWLPSAPQLETNSLEIAKAAAKAKKEPKDYVAAQLKSGKLKMSCEDPDKEENWPRNLFVWRSNLLGSSGKGHEYFLKHLLGTSHGVLGKDLGEEGRQRAKEAVWHDEAPEGKLDLLVTLDFRMSTTCVYSDIVLPTATWYEKNDLNTSDMHPFIHPLTSAADPAWEARSDWDIFKGIAKKFSEVAPEVLGKEKDVVLVPILHDSANELAQPFDVKDWKKGETDMIPGKTMPNVVVVERDYPNLYKQFTSVGPLLEKLGNGGKGISWNTDHEVELLGKLNGIVTDEGISKGRPKIETDIDASEMILSLAPETNGEVAVKAWAALEKQTGLEHQHLALPKEDEKIRFRDVVAQPRKIISSPTWSGLESEKVCYNAGYTNVHEFIPWRTLSGRQQLYQDHLWMRAFGEGFCVYRPPIDTKAVNPVIDAKSNGEPQLVLNFITPHQKWGIHSTYSDNLLMLTLNRGGPVVWISEVDAKKAGLVDNDWVEVYNINGAIVARVVVSQRMKEGTVYMYHAQEKIVNTPGSQITGHRGGIHNSVTRAITKPTHMIGGYAQLSYGFNYYGTVGSNRDEFVIVQKMTKVDWMEGPYREGQPKSVDALSTVSKEAAE, from the coding sequence ATGTCTCATCTCCTTGACCGCCTTACTTTTTTCGCGAAGAAAAATGTCGACACCTATTCAGATGGCCACGGCGTTGTAACGAATGAAAACCGCGATTGGGAGGAGGCCTATCGCAAACGGTGGCAGCACGACAAGATTGTGCGCTCTACGCATGGGGTAAACTGCACCGGGTCCTGCTCATGGAAAATCTATGTGAAGGGCGGCATCGTTACTTGGGAAACCCAACAAACCGATTATCCGCGCACAAGACCTGATCTTCCAAACCATGAACCTCGGGGCTGTTCACGCGGGGCCAGTTATTCTTGGTACATGTATTCGGCAAACCGGGTAAAATACCCGTTGATCCGTGCGCGCTTGCTCAAGCAGTGGCGCAAGGAACGCGTGATGAAAGAGCCCGTAGCTGCGTGGGCTGCCATTCAGGAAGACCCTGAGAAGCGCCAGGATTATATCAAAGTTCGCGGTCATGGCGGTCTCGTTCGTGCCACCTGGGACGAAGTCAACGAAATTATCGCAGCGGCAAATGCCTACACTGCGAAGAAATGGGGGCCGGACAGGGTCATCGGGTTCTCACCGATCCCCGCAATGTCCATGGTGTCGTATGCCGCGGGGTCGCGTTATCTTTCGCTGATGGGCGGCACCTGCATGTCGTTCTATGACTGGTATTGCGATTTGCCGCCGGCTTCTCCGATGACTTGGGGGGAGCAGACAGATGTGCCGGAATCGGCAGATTGGTATAATGCCGGCTTCCTGATGCTGTGGGGCTCCAACGTGCCGCAGACCCGCACACCAGATGCACACTTCTACACAGAGGCCCGCTACAAGGGTGCCAAGTCGGTCGTTGTGTCACCGGATTACTCTGAAGCAGCAAAATTTTCTGATATGTGGCTGCACCCGAAAGCGGGCACCGATGCGGCGCTCGCCATGGCAATGGGCCATGTCATCCTGCGTGAATTCCATCTTGATCGTCAGGCAGAATATTTTGATGATTATTGCCGCCAATACACGGACATGCCGATGCTGGTTCGTCTGGTGAAACAGGATGGAAATTACGTTCCGGAACGCCAGCTACGAGCCTCCGATTTCCCGGGAGATCTTGGCGAAAAAAACAACCCTGATTGGAAAACAGTCGCTGTCGATGCGCAAACCGGAAAAGTCATTGTGCCTCACGGTTCCATCGGCTTCCGTTGGGGCGAACAGGGCAAATGGAACCTTGAAGGCAATGATGACAAAGGCAAGGAAACGGATCTCGAAATGACCCTGATCCTTGATAGCGATCATGATGAAGTTGCCAGCGTTGCCTTTCCCTATTTCGGTAATCGTGAACACGACCATTTTGAGGGGACCGACCATGATAGTGTTTTAGTTCGCTCGGTTCCTGCCAAGAAAGTGAAACTCGCCGACGGTGATGCACTCGTTGCCACAGTCTTTGATTTGTTCATGGCGAATTATGGGCTCGACCGGGGGCTTGATGATGCGAACAGCGCCAAATCCTATGATGAGGATCTACCTTATACTCCGGCCTGGGCCGAAAAAATCACGGGCGTTTCCAAAGAACAGATTATCACGGTCGCCCGTGAATTTGCATCAAATGCCGAAAAAACAAACGGCCGTTCAATGGTTATCCTCGGGGCCGGCCTGAACCACTGGTACCACATGGATATGAACTATCGCGGCATCATCAATTTATTGGTCATGTGCGGTTGTATCGGCCAATCCGGCGGCGGCTGGAGCCACTATGTCGGGCAGGAAAAACTGCGCCCGCAAACCGGTTGGCTGCCGCTTGCATTTGGCCTCGACTGGAGCCGCCCGCCACGCCAGATGAACTCCACGTCATTTTTCTATGCGCACACCGACCAATGGCGCTACGAAACACTCAAGGTCGACGAAATCATTTCCCCGACAGCGCCTGCGGGAGATTGGGATGCGACGTTGATCGACTACAATATTCGATCAGAACGCATGGGCTGGTTGCCATCTGCCCCTCAATTGGAAACCAATTCACTGGAGATCGCCAAGGCTGCGGCCAAAGCCAAGAAAGAACCTAAGGATTATGTTGCCGCGCAGTTGAAATCCGGCAAGCTGAAAATGTCTTGCGAAGATCCCGATAAGGAAGAGAACTGGCCGAGAAACCTGTTCGTCTGGCGCTCTAATCTTCTGGGCTCATCCGGTAAGGGGCATGAGTATTTTCTCAAGCATCTGCTTGGCACCTCCCATGGTGTTTTGGGCAAGGATCTGGGCGAAGAAGGGCGTCAACGCGCGAAAGAAGCAGTCTGGCATGATGAAGCACCTGAGGGGAAACTTGACCTTCTGGTGACACTTGACTTCCGGATGTCTACGACGTGCGTTTATTCCGACATCGTTCTTCCAACTGCGACTTGGTATGAGAAAAACGATCTCAACACCTCAGATATGCATCCATTCATTCATCCGCTCACCAGCGCTGCAGATCCGGCTTGGGAAGCACGCAGCGACTGGGATATTTTCAAGGGCATTGCCAAGAAATTCTCCGAAGTTGCGCCTGAAGTTCTGGGTAAGGAGAAGGATGTGGTGCTCGTTCCAATCCTCCATGACAGCGCTAATGAGCTGGCCCAACCATTTGATGTGAAAGACTGGAAGAAGGGCGAAACGGACATGATACCGGGAAAAACCATGCCGAATGTGGTCGTGGTGGAACGGGATTATCCGAACCTTTACAAACAGTTCACGTCCGTTGGTCCGCTTCTGGAAAAACTGGGCAATGGCGGGAAGGGGATTTCCTGGAATACCGATCATGAAGTTGAGTTGCTTGGCAAGCTCAATGGCATCGTAACCGATGAGGGTATTTCAAAGGGACGACCAAAAATTGAAACCGATATAGATGCATCCGAGATGATCTTATCGCTTGCCCCAGAAACCAACGGTGAAGTTGCGGTCAAAGCGTGGGCCGCACTTGAAAAGCAGACCGGCCTTGAACATCAGCATCTGGCATTGCCGAAAGAGGATGAGAAAATTCGCTTCCGCGATGTTGTGGCTCAGCCGCGCAAGATCATCTCATCTCCCACTTGGTCAGGCCTTGAATCCGAGAAGGTTTGCTACAATGCGGGCTACACCAATGTTCACGAATTTATCCCCTGGCGGACGCTCTCGGGCCGGCAACAGCTCTATCAGGATCACCTGTGGATGCGTGCCTTCGGCGAAGGCTTCTGCGTCTACCGCCCTCCGATTGATACAAAAGCCGTGAACCCCGTCATCGATGCCAAATCGAACGGCGAGCCGCAGCTGGTTCTAAACTTCATCACACCGCACCAAAAATGGGGCATTCACTCCACATATTCAGACAATTTGCTGATGCTCACGCTGAACCGTGGCGGCCCGGTCGTATGGATCTCCGAGGTGGACGCTAAAAAGGCTGGTCTCGTCGATAATGACTGGGTCGAAGTTTATAACATCAACGGTGCCATTGTGGCCCGTGTGGTCGTCTCGCAGCGCATGAAAGAAGGTACGGTCTACATGTACCATGCGCAGGAAAAAATCGTGAATACACCGGGTTCACAGATCACCGGACACCGTGGCGGTATTCATAACTCCGTCACAAGAGCGATAACCAAGCCGACCCATATGATTGGCGGATATGCGCAGCTTTCCTACGGCTTCAACTACTACGGAACCGTCGGATCAAACCGCGATGAGTTCGTGATTGTTCAAAAGATGACAAAGGTCGACTGGATGGAAGGCCCGTATCGCGAGGGACAGCCCAAATCTGTTGATGCCCTTTCCACAGTATCCAAGGAGGCAGCAGAATGA
- the narH gene encoding nitrate reductase subunit beta gives MKIRAQIGMVLNLDKCIGCHTCSVTCKQVWTNREGVEYAWFNNVETKPGIGYPKDWENQKAWNGGWVRKASGKIEPKMGAKWRILAKIFANPDLPEIDDYYEPFNFDYGHLQTAGEVETTPTARPRSAITGERMEKIEWGPNWEEILGGEFSKRSKDYNFEGIQKEIYGEFENTFMMYLPRLCEHCLNPTCVAACPSGAIYKREDDGIVLIDQEKCRGWRMCVSGCPYKKIYYNWQSGKSEKCTFCYPRIEAGQPTVCSETCVGRIRYLGVLLYDADKISEAASTANEQDLYEEQLKVFLDPHDPAVIEQARKDGIPEAWLESAKISPVYKMAMDWKVAFPLHPEYRTLPMVWYIPPLSPIQNAAAAGKIGIEGDMPDVRNLRIPVRYLANLLTAGKEAPVISALERMLAMRSYMRSKTVDGVIDEAIAKKVGLTSQMIEDMYHIMAIANYEDRFVIPTSHREITEDAYDLRGSCGFSFGNGCSSGGDDSDMFGGKKPRTTQTPTDLFKELF, from the coding sequence ATGAAAATTCGCGCTCAAATCGGCATGGTCTTGAATCTCGATAAATGTATCGGGTGCCACACTTGCTCCGTGACCTGTAAACAGGTCTGGACGAACCGCGAAGGCGTTGAATACGCCTGGTTCAACAATGTCGAGACAAAACCCGGTATTGGCTATCCGAAAGACTGGGAAAACCAAAAAGCCTGGAATGGCGGATGGGTCCGCAAAGCCAGTGGTAAAATCGAACCCAAGATGGGTGCCAAGTGGCGCATTCTTGCCAAGATTTTCGCCAATCCGGATCTGCCTGAAATTGACGATTACTACGAGCCATTCAACTTTGATTATGGCCATTTGCAAACAGCGGGGGAAGTAGAAACGACCCCTACCGCACGGCCACGCTCAGCAATAACCGGTGAGCGAATGGAGAAGATTGAATGGGGTCCGAACTGGGAAGAAATCCTGGGCGGCGAATTCTCCAAACGATCCAAAGACTACAATTTCGAAGGGATCCAAAAAGAGATTTACGGAGAATTCGAAAACACCTTCATGATGTACCTGCCTCGTTTGTGTGAGCATTGCCTCAACCCAACTTGCGTTGCGGCCTGTCCTTCGGGCGCAATCTACAAACGCGAAGATGATGGCATTGTTCTGATTGACCAGGAAAAATGCCGTGGATGGCGCATGTGTGTCTCCGGATGCCCCTACAAAAAAATCTACTACAACTGGCAGTCTGGCAAATCCGAAAAATGTACATTCTGTTACCCACGCATTGAAGCCGGTCAGCCGACGGTCTGCTCCGAAACCTGCGTGGGACGCATCCGTTATCTTGGTGTGCTCCTTTATGATGCTGATAAAATCTCAGAGGCAGCATCTACCGCCAATGAGCAGGATTTATATGAAGAGCAGTTGAAGGTGTTCCTTGATCCACACGATCCTGCGGTCATCGAGCAGGCGCGAAAGGACGGCATTCCTGAAGCATGGCTTGAGTCTGCAAAGATATCGCCCGTCTATAAGATGGCGATGGATTGGAAAGTCGCGTTCCCGCTGCACCCTGAATACCGAACGCTCCCAATGGTTTGGTACATACCGCCATTGTCACCGATCCAGAATGCGGCAGCAGCCGGAAAAATCGGTATTGAAGGCGATATGCCGGATGTCAGAAATCTGCGGATCCCGGTTAGGTATCTTGCCAACCTTCTGACCGCCGGGAAGGAAGCACCAGTGATATCCGCCCTTGAGCGCATGCTCGCGATGCGAAGCTATATGCGGTCGAAAACAGTCGATGGCGTTATCGATGAAGCTATCGCCAAGAAAGTCGGGCTTACCAGCCAGATGATCGAAGACATGTATCACATCATGGCGATCGCGAATTACGAAGATCGTTTCGTCATTCCAACATCCCATCGCGAAATCACCGAAGACGCATACGATCTGAGAGGTTCATGCGGATTTTCGTTTGGCAATGGGTGTTCATCGGGGGGCGATGACAGCGACATGTTCGGTGGCAAAAAACCGCGCACAACTCAAACCCCGACTGACCTGTTCAAGGAGTTATTTTGA
- the narJ gene encoding nitrate reductase molybdenum cofactor assembly chaperone, translating to MITVLKTASILLSYPTLEIHAALPELVEILEGGNQNKKREVKLLVDLARNIAEGDLYDIQERYVFLFDRTRALSLHLFEHVHGESRDRGQAMVDLMAVYEENGLSIDEKELPDFLPLFLEYLATRNESEAQEMLTQTLHIISAIGERLKKRKSIYASVFRALELFVKSKPDQALVDTILARPEDDPDDLEALDAIWEEEVVKFGGNSGEGDCGPDRLQRQMRASQRKANHEVSPAATSASGEAR from the coding sequence ATGATCACAGTATTGAAAACGGCATCAATCCTGCTGTCCTACCCAACCTTGGAAATTCATGCAGCATTGCCTGAACTTGTGGAGATTCTCGAAGGAGGGAACCAAAACAAAAAGCGCGAAGTAAAGCTGCTTGTTGATTTGGCGCGAAACATTGCCGAAGGCGACTTGTACGATATTCAGGAACGCTACGTGTTCCTGTTTGATCGGACGCGCGCGCTGTCGCTTCATCTGTTTGAACATGTTCATGGCGAAAGCCGTGACCGTGGTCAGGCGATGGTCGACTTGATGGCAGTGTATGAGGAAAACGGACTTTCTATTGATGAGAAAGAACTGCCTGACTTCTTACCGCTGTTTCTGGAGTATCTTGCCACCCGCAACGAGAGCGAAGCGCAGGAAATGCTTACGCAGACTCTGCATATCATATCAGCAATCGGGGAACGCCTGAAGAAGCGCAAATCCATCTACGCCAGTGTGTTCCGTGCTTTGGAACTGTTTGTAAAATCGAAGCCAGATCAAGCGCTTGTCGACACAATTCTTGCCCGGCCTGAAGATGATCCTGACGATCTGGAGGCTTTGGATGCGATCTGGGAAGAGGAAGTCGTCAAATTTGGCGGCAATTCAGGAGAAGGCGACTGTGGTCCTGACCGTTTGCAACGGCAGATGCGAGCTTCGCAGCGCAAAGCAAACCATGAAGTCAGTCCTGCGGCAACATCAGCATCAGGGGAGGCGCGCTAG
- the narI gene encoding respiratory nitrate reductase subunit gamma — protein sequence MANYIHHLLFGVYPYIALAVMIIGSVLRYNREPYSWRSGSSQLLRRKQLMWGSVLFHVGVIFLFFGHAVGLLTPHFIYENFISAQQKQLLAIIAGSIAGTVCFIGISMLAHRRLFDARIRATSTFSDTAILLILWVQLMLGLLTVPFSLQHSDGSVMLRLSEWAQRILTFRTDGTADLISGLAFSYQAHIILGLTIFLLFPFSRLVHMLSVPVRYLWRPGYQITRQKNVRPAPKIPAE from the coding sequence ATGGCCAACTATATTCATCATCTTTTATTCGGCGTGTATCCTTACATCGCCTTGGCAGTCATGATTATTGGCAGCGTCTTGCGTTACAATCGAGAACCTTATTCCTGGCGATCCGGGTCCAGCCAATTGCTCCGTCGTAAACAACTGATGTGGGGCTCAGTCCTATTTCATGTCGGCGTGATTTTCCTCTTTTTTGGTCACGCCGTTGGCCTCCTGACACCGCACTTTATATATGAAAATTTCATCTCCGCGCAGCAAAAACAGCTGCTTGCGATCATCGCTGGCTCGATCGCCGGTACTGTTTGTTTCATCGGCATTTCGATGTTGGCACACCGCCGTTTATTTGATGCCCGCATACGGGCAACTTCTACCTTCTCTGACACGGCAATACTGTTGATTTTGTGGGTGCAGTTGATGCTTGGTTTGTTGACCGTCCCATTTTCGCTTCAGCACAGTGACGGTTCCGTTATGCTTCGATTGTCTGAATGGGCTCAGCGCATTTTGACGTTCCGCACCGACGGGACAGCGGATCTCATCTCTGGTTTAGCCTTTTCATATCAGGCGCACATAATCCTTGGATTGACTATTTTCCTGCTCTTCCCGTTTTCGCGATTGGTGCACATGTTGAGTGTTCCCGTCCGCTATCTGTGGCGGCCAGGTTACCAGATTACGCGTCAAAAAAATGTGCGCCCTGCGCCAAAAATTCCTGCGGAGTGA
- a CDS encoding peptidylprolyl isomerase — protein sequence MVTLVKDPFVKPESGCGDGCSCNDQPATDLPKSYDGYVEPDTKVPPKAKPVLAEVSVNGVAISEAEIMAEAQQHPAKNPGEALISAAKALVIRELMLQEARALDIDPVQERHSEDRTETVEDALVRLLIEQEVQTPVTSEDERRRYYQVNSKAFHSETIYEARHILVSSKDDMQTAANMQLAKTLIEKLEGKISDFSRMAQEFSSCSSAKEGGNLGQLTRGATVPEFEAVLEKMEPGQVWPEPVGSRFGFHIIYLVNKVPGELLPFEYVEDKIGAWLEASSWSKAASQYIGILAGKAKITGINLEGASSPLVQ from the coding sequence ATGGTTACCCTAGTTAAAGACCCTTTTGTAAAGCCTGAATCCGGATGTGGGGACGGCTGTTCCTGCAACGATCAACCGGCAACCGACCTTCCAAAAAGCTATGACGGATATGTCGAGCCGGACACAAAAGTTCCGCCTAAGGCAAAACCCGTTCTGGCGGAGGTTTCGGTCAACGGCGTTGCTATTTCGGAAGCAGAGATAATGGCTGAAGCGCAACAGCACCCTGCAAAAAACCCCGGTGAAGCCCTGATTAGCGCGGCTAAGGCGTTGGTCATCCGGGAATTGATGTTGCAGGAAGCGCGCGCGCTCGACATAGATCCTGTTCAAGAGCGCCACAGTGAAGACAGAACTGAAACAGTGGAGGATGCGTTGGTACGACTGCTGATTGAGCAAGAGGTTCAAACACCGGTCACCTCGGAAGACGAGCGTCGGCGTTATTATCAGGTCAATAGCAAAGCCTTCCATTCGGAAACGATCTATGAAGCTCGGCACATTCTGGTTTCGAGCAAAGATGATATGCAAACCGCCGCCAACATGCAGCTTGCGAAAACTCTGATCGAAAAACTGGAAGGTAAAATCTCAGATTTTTCCCGCATGGCCCAAGAATTTTCATCCTGTTCATCTGCCAAAGAAGGCGGAAACCTTGGCCAACTCACAAGGGGGGCAACTGTTCCTGAGTTTGAGGCTGTTCTGGAAAAAATGGAGCCCGGTCAGGTTTGGCCAGAACCGGTTGGGAGCCGCTTTGGATTTCACATAATTTATTTGGTCAACAAGGTTCCGGGCGAACTGTTGCCGTTTGAATATGTCGAAGACAAGATTGGGGCTTGGCTGGAAGCTTCGTCCTGGTCGAAGGCCGCATCTCAATATATCGGCATTCTTGCGGGGAAGGCCAAAATAACCGGAATAAATCTTGAGGGGGCTTCGTCGCCTCTGGTGCAGTGA